A stretch of the uncultured Bacteroides sp. genome encodes the following:
- a CDS encoding M20 family metallo-hydrolase, protein MNTDYLLSEAVGLLKSLISISSFSREEEAAADYLQNYIESIGIETRRKGNNVICVAPMFDLKKPTILLNSHIDTVKPVNGWRKDPFSPTEENGKLYGLGSNDAGASLVTLFQVYQELSKTEQSYNLIFLASCEEEVSGKGGIESVLSELPPITLGIVGEPTEMQPAIAEKGLMVLDVTSIGKAGHAARNEGVNAIYRALDDINWFKDFKFEKESPMLGPVKMSVTQINAGTQHNVIPDRCSFVVDIRSNELYSNEEIFAVIKKNIKSEVKARSFRLNSSRIAEDHPFIKRAVKMGRNPFGSPTLSDQALMPFPSVKMGPGKSSRSHTADEYIMVSEIEEAIELYLKLLDGLKI, encoded by the coding sequence ATGAATACAGATTATCTTTTATCTGAAGCAGTGGGCTTGCTAAAATCACTGATAAGTATCTCTTCTTTCAGCAGAGAAGAGGAAGCAGCCGCTGATTATCTTCAGAATTACATAGAATCCATCGGCATTGAGACACGGAGAAAAGGGAATAATGTTATTTGTGTGGCTCCGATGTTCGATTTGAAGAAGCCTACCATTTTACTGAACTCGCACATTGATACGGTGAAGCCGGTGAACGGATGGCGAAAAGATCCCTTTTCACCGACTGAAGAGAACGGAAAACTATACGGATTGGGTAGCAATGACGCAGGGGCAAGTCTGGTTACGCTGTTTCAGGTGTACCAGGAATTGTCTAAAACGGAGCAAAGTTACAACCTGATTTTTCTGGCTTCCTGCGAAGAGGAGGTTTCCGGAAAGGGGGGAATAGAGAGTGTGCTCTCCGAACTTCCGCCCATTACGTTGGGTATTGTTGGCGAACCTACCGAAATGCAGCCTGCAATTGCCGAGAAGGGATTAATGGTACTTGATGTTACCAGTATTGGTAAAGCCGGACATGCAGCCCGCAACGAGGGAGTAAATGCCATCTACAGGGCTTTGGATGATATCAATTGGTTCAAGGACTTTAAGTTTGAGAAAGAATCGCCTATGCTGGGCCCTGTAAAGATGAGTGTTACTCAGATTAATGCCGGAACGCAGCACAATGTGATTCCCGACAGATGTTCTTTTGTGGTGGATATTCGCAGCAACGAGCTTTATTCTAACGAAGAGATCTTTGCTGTCATTAAGAAGAACATAAAAAGTGAGGTGAAAGCCCGCTCCTTCCGTCTGAATTCATCGCGAATAGCTGAGGATCATCCTTTCATTAAACGTGCCGTTAAAATGGGAAGAAATCCTTTCGGATCTCCTACTCTTTCAGATCAGGCACTGATGCCTTTCCCAAGCGTAAAGATGGGTCCGGGAAAATCATCGCGTTCACATACTGCCGACGAATATATCATGGTCAGTGAAATAGAGGAAGCCATTGAACTTTACCTGAAACTGCTCGACGGACTCAAAATATAA
- a CDS encoding IS982 family transposase yields the protein MESKMNFLNQIRKPRLSDIELIAIDLTSEYMGIDSEYQLFRILPDKLSLRIERSVYNRRRRKLFYFKEQLRKRIVFQISSSRDYFIVDSMPLEVCKLSRSRRGGICRETFETSPDKGYCATQRMYYYGYKLHAICTIDGVFSDFDLTKASVHDIHYLEDFKQNHYDCTILGDKGYLSVNYQLDLFEENNIKLEVPMRNNQHGYAKQYIVFRKARKRIETLFSQLCDQFMIRRNYAKSFNGFKTRIHSKIMALTLIQLINKLNNRNINNIKTCIA from the coding sequence ATAGAGTCTAAAATGAATTTTCTTAATCAGATTCGTAAACCCAGGTTATCAGATATCGAATTGATTGCTATTGATTTAACCTCAGAATATATGGGTATTGACTCTGAATATCAACTATTCAGGATTCTCCCTGATAAATTGAGTTTAAGGATTGAACGAAGCGTTTATAATAGAAGAAGACGTAAATTATTTTATTTCAAAGAACAGTTGCGTAAACGAATAGTTTTTCAGATTAGTTCGAGCAGGGATTATTTCATAGTAGATAGTATGCCTTTAGAAGTTTGTAAATTAAGTCGCAGTAGACGAGGTGGCATTTGTAGGGAAACTTTTGAAACCTCACCTGATAAAGGTTATTGTGCAACACAACGGATGTATTACTATGGTTATAAACTGCATGCAATATGTACTATTGATGGGGTTTTCTCGGATTTCGACTTAACAAAAGCATCCGTACATGATATTCATTATCTCGAAGATTTTAAGCAGAATCATTATGACTGTACTATTCTGGGAGATAAAGGATATTTGAGTGTTAATTATCAGTTGGATCTATTTGAAGAAAACAACATTAAACTAGAAGTTCCCATGAGAAATAATCAGCATGGGTATGCTAAGCAATATATTGTTTTTAGAAAAGCCAGAAAAAGAATTGAAACGTTATTCTCTCAGTTATGTGATCAGTTTATGATTCGTCGGAATTACGCTAAGTCTTTCAATGGATTTAAAACTAGAATTCATTCGAAAATTATGGCTCTAACTCTTATTCAGCTAATTAATAAATTAAATAATAGAAATATTAATAACATCAAAACATGTATTGCCTAA
- a CDS encoding DUF6443 domain-containing protein: MRLDKLNIRLSKYRLFIILSLLLFLVVTQYSYAQSTTQNYILSRTMTDSTGTKYMDLIQYYDGLGRPIQKVQKAFTPSGKDLVTIQEYDDYGRESNLWLPTPYSGNGNYSDPAIILSESISLYADNSPYSSVIYENSPLNRVMQKYGPGNSWRDARRCVRDTFYTNNCSDTLRCAYYHVTSDNQLVRSGNYDDSQLYVTRTMDEDYHKTFEFKDKLGQLVLTRQINNNQNHDTYYVYDDLGNKCFVLPPIAADSLTENKVYPNSDGILNRYAYIYKYDFRNRCVWKKLPGAEGINMIYDKADHLIYTQDGEQCKRGEWTFNIPDVFNRTVITGLCSDTIPVKNMAISCNFVDGTSGFLNTGYQLSNQINFATRLLKVEYYDNYNYMHLLPDTLQSKFGYVALNDYSRQYVNTNSGISAKGMHTGSKVFMLEDASKAIITAMYYDSRGQLAQSRSTNHLGGYEYDWYSYTFTGKVDKHRHDHSGLANVKEVSRNYYDQAERLIKTTHSLNDATFIILTENTYDEFGHLQVKKQNENREITTYNYNIRNWLTNIKNDNKFTQHLFYNESLNGNIPFFNGDIGSISWSVDSIVRKYNFNYDHLNRLISAVYSEDKDRDNSISVEYDNQPNYSTEYAYDKHGNITKMSRYGELALMSKMIPPSLGVKGSGWRTVDLRNYDKIDELTFFYNGNCLIKADDSATDFLNYGTFNFSNGSNEGIEYKYDYNGDLTEDHNKKITKIEYNLLNLPSKLQFSEGHITEYLYDAAGVKRRVKQVTTTENLLVPMGSMLPVPANKVAVNTQTDYCGNVIYENGTLSRILLDGGYITMDGTIPTYHYYIQDHQGNNRVVFNQNGTVEQTNHYYPFGMTFSEGIDNSDNRYKYNGKELDRMHGLDLYDYGARYYDAAIGRWGVIDPLAEKCYSISPYVYCNNNPVRFIDPNGKWSWDEIKKKLSSKMDQAENYVVTKAKEATKSLNKVVEKITGAPLVSKTITLTKTNRSVILKTRLGDRITIDPSISKTIGKANGLINLDVATNTDDEKTMTVTTKLGGSVSASSNGVIGVGKSLGNFEAHIGLGLGVGLGEYNWGGSYTKDGNTSGYDINVRPGGGALIGVATGAAIVTTGGSVAPVAGMAF, encoded by the coding sequence ATGAGATTAGATAAACTAAATATAAGATTGTCGAAGTATCGACTATTTATAATACTATCTTTGCTTTTATTCCTTGTTGTAACACAATACTCTTATGCTCAGTCAACAACTCAAAACTATATTCTTTCTCGTACCATGACAGATTCTACCGGTACAAAATATATGGATCTAATTCAATATTATGATGGTTTAGGACGCCCAATTCAGAAAGTACAAAAGGCTTTTACTCCAAGTGGAAAGGATTTAGTAACGATACAAGAGTATGATGATTATGGAAGAGAAAGCAACCTTTGGCTTCCTACCCCATATTCTGGTAATGGTAATTATTCAGATCCTGCCATAATCTTATCAGAATCAATAAGTTTATATGCAGATAACTCCCCCTACTCCTCGGTCATATATGAAAATTCACCATTAAACAGGGTAATGCAGAAATATGGACCGGGAAATAGTTGGCGAGATGCCAGGCGATGTGTAAGAGATACATTTTACACCAATAATTGCTCAGATACACTGCGATGCGCATATTATCATGTTACGTCTGATAATCAGTTGGTGAGATCAGGTAATTATGATGATTCTCAACTTTATGTTACCCGGACCATGGATGAGGATTATCATAAAACATTTGAATTTAAAGATAAATTGGGACAACTTGTCCTAACCCGTCAAATTAATAACAATCAGAATCATGATACCTACTATGTTTATGATGATTTAGGGAATAAGTGTTTTGTTTTGCCTCCTATAGCTGCCGATTCATTAACAGAAAATAAAGTATATCCCAATTCGGATGGTATATTAAACAGATATGCTTATATCTATAAATATGATTTTCGTAATCGGTGTGTCTGGAAAAAGCTTCCCGGGGCTGAAGGTATTAATATGATATATGATAAAGCAGATCATTTAATCTATACCCAGGATGGAGAACAGTGCAAGCGTGGAGAGTGGACTTTTAATATACCTGATGTGTTCAATAGAACTGTTATTACAGGCCTTTGCTCAGATACTATTCCTGTAAAAAATATGGCTATCAGTTGCAACTTTGTTGACGGTACAAGCGGATTCTTGAATACAGGTTACCAATTGTCTAATCAGATCAATTTTGCTACACGTTTGCTAAAAGTTGAATATTATGATAATTATAATTATATGCATTTGTTGCCTGATACATTACAGTCTAAGTTTGGCTATGTTGCTTTAAACGACTATTCCCGGCAATATGTAAATACAAACTCCGGTATTTCTGCAAAAGGAATGCATACAGGGAGTAAGGTTTTTATGTTAGAAGATGCTTCGAAGGCAATTATTACTGCAATGTATTATGATAGTAGAGGGCAATTAGCTCAAAGTCGGAGTACAAACCATTTGGGTGGTTATGAATATGATTGGTACTCTTATACCTTTACAGGAAAAGTTGATAAACACCGGCATGATCATTCAGGACTTGCAAACGTAAAGGAGGTATCCAGAAATTATTATGATCAGGCTGAACGATTAATAAAAACAACTCATTCATTAAATGATGCTACCTTTATCATTCTTACAGAAAATACTTATGATGAATTTGGGCACTTGCAAGTAAAGAAGCAAAATGAGAATAGAGAAATTACAACTTATAATTATAATATAAGAAATTGGCTGACTAATATAAAGAATGATAATAAATTTACTCAACATTTGTTTTATAATGAATCTTTAAATGGAAATATTCCATTCTTTAATGGTGATATAGGTTCTATTTCATGGAGCGTTGATAGTATTGTACGAAAATACAATTTTAATTATGATCATTTAAACAGATTAATATCAGCAGTATATTCTGAGGATAAAGATCGAGATAATAGTATATCTGTTGAATATGATAATCAACCTAATTATAGTACGGAATATGCGTACGATAAACATGGTAATATTACCAAAATGTCAAGGTATGGAGAATTAGCTCTTATGTCAAAAATGATTCCTCCTTCTTTAGGGGTAAAAGGTAGTGGATGGAGGACTGTTGATCTTCGAAATTATGATAAGATAGATGAACTTACATTCTTTTATAATGGAAATTGTTTAATAAAGGCGGATGACTCTGCCACGGATTTTCTAAATTATGGAACATTCAATTTTTCAAATGGTTCAAATGAAGGTATTGAATACAAATATGACTATAATGGTGATTTAACAGAAGATCATAATAAAAAAATCACAAAAATAGAATACAATTTATTAAATTTGCCAAGTAAATTGCAGTTTTCTGAAGGTCATATCACGGAGTATCTTTATGATGCTGCAGGAGTGAAACGAAGAGTAAAGCAGGTGACCACAACCGAAAATTTGTTGGTGCCTATGGGAAGTATGCTCCCTGTTCCTGCTAATAAAGTGGCAGTAAATACCCAAACCGATTATTGCGGTAATGTGATCTATGAAAACGGTACTCTTAGCAGAATACTTTTGGATGGCGGTTATATAACAATGGATGGTACAATACCCACTTATCATTATTATATTCAAGATCATCAGGGGAATAACCGTGTAGTATTCAATCAGAACGGGACGGTTGAACAAACAAATCATTATTACCCATTCGGGATGACTTTCAGTGAAGGAATTGATAATTCCGATAACAGATATAAGTATAACGGTAAGGAACTTGACCGGATGCATGGTTTGGATTTGTATGATTATGGAGCTAGATATTATGATGCGGCTATTGGTAGATGGGGAGTTATTGATCCCTTGGCCGAGAAATGCTATTCTATTTCTCCATATGTTTATTGTAATAATAATCCTGTGAGATTTATTGATCCAAATGGAAAGTGGAGTTGGGATGAGATCAAAAAAAAGCTTTCAAGTAAAATGGATCAAGCTGAAAATTATGTTGTAACAAAAGCTAAAGAAGCGACAAAGTCGTTAAATAAAGTTGTTGAAAAGATTACTGGAGCACCTTTAGTTTCGAAAACAATAACATTAACAAAAACAAATAGATCAGTAATATTAAAAACAAGATTAGGAGATAGAATCACTATAGATCCTTCAATTTCAAAAACAATAGGGAAAGCAAATGGTTTAATCAATTTAGATGTAGCCACTAATACTGACGATGAAAAAACTATGACAGTTACAACTAAACTTGGAGGTTCAGTAAGCGCTAGTTCCAATGGTGTTATTGGAGTGGGGAAATCTCTTGGAAACTTTGAAGCTCATATAGGCCTTGGTTTAGGTGTAGGTTTGGGAGAATATAACTGGGGGGGGAGCTATACGAAAGATGGCAATACTTCTGGTTATGATATTAATGTTAGACCTGGTGGTGGGGCTTTAATTGGAGTCGCAACTGGGGCTGCTATAGTAACAACAGGTGGATCAGTTGCACCAGTCGCAGGTATGGCGTTTTAA
- a CDS encoding GNAT family N-acetyltransferase, translated as MTAKEQYRELCKEENTIPLFCQDWWMDAVCFDEWDVLLADEKGEIVGALPYHLRKKLGFRCVLQPQLTQYNGIWIKHKPAATDNERLSHEKKVFNALIGQLDNLKLSFYQQCFHLSITNWLPFYWRGYKETTRYTYVISSIGNPEKVFSRFSHAKQKQIKKCEDKLHLSLDMRPDEFYSHHKQSLKEGGEEISYSYELFLRIYKATQNNNAGQLFAIKDDKGEIHACLFVLWDNMSAYNLICSRDPKHASSGASSLIIWEAIKYLKGKTKAFDFEGSMIEGVENSFRQFGTIQKPYFEISKCNSMLFNVLFTLKIKLKSRK; from the coding sequence ATGACTGCCAAGGAACAATACAGGGAGCTATGCAAAGAGGAAAACACAATTCCTCTTTTCTGCCAGGACTGGTGGATGGACGCTGTATGTTTTGATGAATGGGATGTTCTTTTGGCCGATGAAAAGGGGGAAATTGTTGGAGCACTGCCCTATCATCTGAGAAAAAAGCTAGGCTTTCGCTGTGTACTTCAGCCTCAGTTGACGCAATATAATGGAATATGGATTAAACATAAACCTGCTGCCACAGACAATGAACGTTTATCTCACGAGAAGAAGGTATTCAATGCACTGATTGGACAGTTGGATAATTTAAAGCTTTCATTCTATCAGCAATGTTTCCACCTGAGTATTACCAACTGGCTCCCGTTTTACTGGCGAGGATACAAAGAAACCACACGATACACGTATGTAATAAGCAGCATCGGTAATCCGGAAAAGGTTTTCAGCCGGTTTAGCCATGCCAAGCAAAAACAAATAAAAAAGTGTGAAGATAAGCTGCATCTGTCTCTTGATATGAGACCTGACGAATTCTACAGTCATCATAAGCAATCGCTGAAAGAAGGTGGCGAGGAGATTAGTTATTCTTACGAGCTCTTTCTGCGCATTTACAAGGCTACTCAGAATAATAATGCGGGGCAGCTATTTGCTATTAAAGATGACAAAGGCGAAATACATGCTTGTTTATTTGTGTTGTGGGATAATATGTCAGCCTACAATCTTATTTGTTCCAGAGATCCAAAACATGCTTCATCTGGTGCTTCTTCCCTAATAATATGGGAAGCCATTAAATATTTGAAAGGTAAGACTAAGGCTTTCGATTTTGAGGGAAGTATGATTGAAGGAGTAGAAAATTCCTTCAGACAATTTGGAACTATTCAAAAGCCTTATTTTGAGATATCAAAATGCAATTCTATGCTCTTTAATGTATTGTTTACACTGAAAATCAAACTTAAATCAAGAAAGTAA
- a CDS encoding T9SS type A sorting domain-containing protein: MRTLLPKLFLLCFFFIPVSAFAQTLLKKEYNMFRGEDVIIKQQVKYKSPGRSGANVLWDFGKQEAINEKYKLSYTQSEHDPLVTGFEHNTLYHYLLRNDSLYSLGYENSTTIMHNQRLELLLIFPFSYQKRLEGYYYGTGNYCHRLYLTAQGKTVTLGDAYGMIILPNGDTLQHVLRVRSLKKIAEKMVPYVQKDSVIKPIVNIDSINYHLNNDSVYMQVETYRWYADGYRYPIFETVESITYKNHKPLKHFNTAFFYSPDKHSYLNNDPKNLARLDEIEKENKDCKGALGGNGNSSGNNPNKELINYNVYIEKGNNKISIEYNLNQQSDVTISLYDMQGRLLINYPKTKYPEGFYQESIALDGFQLGEYLLRIVVDDKVYGEKIAKQN, encoded by the coding sequence ATGAGAACATTACTACCCAAACTATTTCTTTTATGCTTCTTTTTTATTCCTGTTTCTGCCTTTGCACAGACCTTGCTTAAAAAGGAATATAATATGTTCCGTGGCGAAGACGTAATTATCAAACAGCAGGTAAAATACAAAAGTCCGGGAAGGTCAGGAGCCAATGTACTTTGGGATTTTGGCAAACAGGAGGCCATTAATGAAAAGTACAAGCTTTCTTATACTCAATCAGAACATGATCCTTTAGTTACAGGTTTTGAGCATAATACACTTTATCATTATCTGTTAAGAAATGACTCTCTTTATTCTTTAGGATACGAGAATTCTACAACAATAATGCATAATCAAAGACTGGAATTACTTCTTATTTTTCCTTTTTCTTATCAGAAAAGACTTGAAGGATATTATTACGGCACAGGCAATTATTGCCATCGCCTTTATCTTACTGCTCAAGGAAAGACTGTGACGTTGGGGGATGCCTATGGTATGATTATTCTTCCAAACGGTGATACCTTACAGCATGTATTAAGAGTTCGTTCTCTGAAAAAAATTGCAGAAAAGATGGTGCCTTACGTACAAAAGGATTCTGTTATTAAACCGATAGTAAACATTGATAGTATAAATTATCATCTGAACAATGATAGTGTGTATATGCAGGTGGAAACTTACAGATGGTATGCTGACGGCTATCGCTACCCAATCTTTGAAACTGTAGAGAGCATTACATACAAGAATCATAAACCATTAAAACATTTTAATACAGCTTTCTTTTATTCACCGGATAAACATAGTTATCTGAATAATGATCCTAAGAATCTAGCAAGACTGGATGAGATTGAAAAGGAAAATAAAGATTGTAAAGGAGCGCTAGGTGGTAACGGTAACTCTTCAGGAAATAACCCTAACAAAGAACTAATTAATTACAATGTTTATATAGAAAAGGGAAACAATAAAATTTCTATTGAATATAATCTTAATCAGCAGTCAGATGTAACAATATCCCTGTACGATATGCAAGGACGTTTATTAATAAATTACCCAAAGACAAAATATCCCGAAGGATTTTATCAGGAATCTATTGCCTTGGATGGCTTTCAGTTAGGGGAGTATTTACTTCGTATTGTGGTTGATGATAAAGTTTACGGAGAAAAAATTGCTAAACAAAACTAG
- a CDS encoding IS110 family transposase: MRTQSNKVNFNGENIYVGIDVHLKSWAVTIYTEHLHHKTFSQPPVPILLWKYLDENFPGGNYYSAYEAGFCGFHIHFELEKLNIKNIVVNPADIPTSQKEHVHKNDSCDSKKIARSLRAKELTGIHIPLIETLENRSLVRSREILVKDLVRFKQRIKSFLYFYGIAYPPEFEKSSCHWSKRFLKWLKEISLNTQNGNEALSLLIREVEQQRLLLLEVNKKIHSLAISDKYIKEMELIRSVPGIGLITGLTFLLEIENIERFSNTDKLACFVGIIPTCHSSGETSNNGEMTFRGQIHLKKGLIESAWVASRIDPALTHSFIKLCKRMEPNKAIIRIARKLLNRIYYTLKKEHKYEYGMVK, from the coding sequence ATGCGTACACAAAGTAACAAAGTAAATTTCAATGGAGAAAATATTTATGTTGGAATTGATGTTCATCTAAAGAGTTGGGCAGTGACAATCTACACAGAACATTTGCATCATAAGACTTTTAGTCAGCCACCGGTTCCCATATTATTATGGAAATATCTGGATGAAAATTTTCCTGGTGGTAATTACTATTCTGCTTATGAAGCCGGATTCTGTGGATTTCATATTCACTTTGAACTGGAAAAGTTGAATATAAAAAATATAGTAGTCAATCCCGCTGACATACCGACCAGTCAAAAGGAACATGTGCATAAGAATGATTCTTGCGATAGCAAGAAAATAGCCCGTTCTCTGAGAGCTAAAGAACTCACCGGAATACATATTCCATTGATTGAGACCTTAGAAAATCGTTCTTTAGTTCGTTCTCGAGAAATCTTGGTCAAGGATCTGGTTCGTTTCAAACAGCGAATAAAGTCTTTTCTTTATTTTTATGGGATAGCCTATCCTCCTGAATTTGAAAAGTCATCTTGTCATTGGTCAAAACGCTTTCTTAAATGGTTAAAAGAAATATCCCTAAATACGCAAAATGGAAATGAAGCATTATCCCTATTAATAAGAGAAGTAGAACAACAGCGCCTTCTTTTATTAGAAGTGAATAAGAAAATTCATAGCTTGGCTATTTCTGATAAATATATTAAAGAGATGGAATTAATAAGAAGTGTCCCCGGAATAGGCTTGATTACAGGACTTACTTTTCTATTGGAAATAGAAAATATAGAGCGTTTTTCTAACACGGACAAGCTAGCCTGTTTTGTAGGAATAATACCGACTTGTCATTCGAGTGGAGAAACTAGTAATAATGGAGAAATGACCTTTAGAGGGCAAATCCATTTAAAGAAAGGTCTGATTGAAAGTGCTTGGGTTGCTTCAAGAATAGATCCAGCTCTAACACATAGCTTTATTAAGCTTTGCAAAAGAATGGAACCCAATAAGGCAATCATACGAATTGCGAGAAAGTTGTTAAACAGAATATATTATACTCTAAAAAAGGAACATAAATACGAATATGGAATGGTTAAATAA